ATGGTTTTGATGAATTGAAAAAGAGAGTAGATTCCGTTTTTAAGGGAACACAAGAGAAAATCAACACGATTCCAAATATAGAATACAATGCTTCATATGAGAAATCTCAGATATTTGGAACAAGAATAGTGGGAAAACGAGATATTGACATTGCAGATCTTATTTCTCGTCTGAACATCAGTGACTGGGTTCAGCAAGGTCATCAACATTTGAAAAATACAGATGGTTTATGTCCGTTTTGTCAACAGGAATTGCCTAAAAATTTAGAAGGAAAATTAGAAGAATATTTTGATGAAACATATACTGAGCAGTTACAACTCCTAAATTCTTCCTCAGAAAAATACATCACGGAAACCCAAGGTATTATCAAAAATCATCATATACTCACTGAGGGGAATATTCCTTTTGTTAATACAGAAAAAGTGAAAAGTCTTCTTGAAATAATAATCTCAACTTTTAAAGAAAATGAATTAAAACTTGAGAGGAAAAAGGCTGAACCAAGTAGTAGTGTTAAATTAAGCTCAATAAGCAGTTATATAAGGGAAATTAATGAAGAGATTGGACAAGCCAACATACAAATAATTAAGCATAATCAAATGATTGACAATATAACTGAGGAAAAAGCTAAATTAAATAAAGATATATGGCGTTTTATTATTGAAGAGAATAAAAGAGATTATGCGAGTTATACAGATAAAACAACAAAGGAATGTAAAACTTTAGACGGTATGAATAAAAGGTGGGGTGAACTAAGTGGCTTTAGAAATGAATTGAAGAAAGAAGTTATTCAACTTCAAAACCAGCTTACGAGTGTTCTGCCTTCTATTAACGAAATCAATAATCTGCTAAAATCTTTTGGTTTTACAAACTTTGAATTAGCTGAATCGAAGGAAAAAGGTAATTATAAGATTGTACGTGGAGATGGAGTAGACGCAAACGCAACGTTAAGTGAAGGTGAGATGACCTTTATTACTTTCCTATATTTCTATCAACTTATAAATGGTAGTAATGAACAGGATAAAGTAAATACGAAAAGAGTAATCGTCATAGATGACCCCATATCAAGTCTCGATAGCAATGTACTATTTATTGTCAGTTACTTGATTAATAGTTTAAAGAAAAAGATTAGAAGTAGTGATTCAATATTTAAGCAATTGATAATATTGACCCACAATGTTTATTTCCATAAGGAAATATCTTTCAATAAAGGTATGAGTAATAAAAAGCAACAAGATGAGACATTTTGGGTTCTTACAAAAACAGATAATGTATCACGGATAAAAGAATATGATGAGAATCCTATTAAGAACTCATATGAGTTGCTGTGGAGAGAATTAAAGGAAAATATAAATTCAATAACAACACCAAACATAATGAGAAGGATATTGGAAAACTACTTTAAATTCTTCGGTAATATTGATGTCAGCGAAATAGTTGGGAAATTTCCAGATGAAGACAAAGTGGTATGCAATTCTTTACTGTCGTGGGCTAACAATGG
This genomic window from Bacillus oleivorans contains:
- a CDS encoding ATP-binding protein — translated: MIDKIRLREVATYDTSGIEVNLRKINYIFGSNGTGKTTVSEVLRKQEDFPSCRIEWGRERSNYDVFVYNRNFVRENFSMRNDIKGIFTLGKESTDLLKKIDKKSEEIDKHEDKIGNLEEKIKEIDEKINNLKADFMNTCWDLKLKYDEQFKEAFTGVRNKKDNFMLKCIEEAQNNDGVHYGFDELKKRVDSVFKGTQEKINTIPNIEYNASYEKSQIFGTRIVGKRDIDIADLISRLNISDWVQQGHQHLKNTDGLCPFCQQELPKNLEGKLEEYFDETYTEQLQLLNSSSEKYITETQGIIKNHHILTEGNIPFVNTEKVKSLLEIIISTFKENELKLERKKAEPSSSVKLSSISSYIREINEEIGQANIQIIKHNQMIDNITEEKAKLNKDIWRFIIEENKRDYASYTDKTTKECKTLDGMNKRWGELSGFRNELKKEVIQLQNQLTSVLPSINEINNLLKSFGFTNFELAESKEKGNYKIVRGDGVDANATLSEGEMTFITFLYFYQLINGSNEQDKVNTKRVIVIDDPISSLDSNVLFIVSYLINSLKKKIRSSDSIFKQLIILTHNVYFHKEISFNKGMSNKKQQDETFWVLTKTDNVSRIKEYDENPIKNSYELLWRELKENINSITTPNIMRRILENYFKFFGNIDVSEIVGKFPDEDKVVCNSLLSWANNGSHHVNDDLYVDSNQESNKAYFDVFRKIFVNSDHESHFKMMMEDFEYEIEEDSSEELARKEIQEALEQAAVGHE